ttgtttgtccttctcggaccatgcactacgcatttcagtggttttgttttagaaaagaaagcaaccaatcaggtctctgggtagaatatccttcaaccaaggtattctacatccttgatcgaattccctggccgttgcactgaatgagagcgtacgtttggactgacagtttgatttaccaatcatatattcatttgaagccaatgggcgtattctttcagagttcccctcggttccagtgtattctagaaggcccgctagttaactggctcgatacagaggatctagatcagtgcttctcaaagtgtggtccgcggaccactggtggtccgtgagcgccccctagtggtccgtgagtatattggtaacatttcacatttgaaataaataaatacatttaagttttccgcactctcgcgggaatatctccgcaatggaacaagcttacgtttcactttctattgcatgataaagcccagtgcaacaccttcgtcacacatgttgccacttgtttgtaccatttccaggcgatttataatctgttctagaaaaacgatgttgttttgggatatttgtggagttaggtggtccgcgagtgttttttttattggttaagtggttccttggtatgaaaaagttgaGAAAAACACtgatctagatgaatgcgacgaagcaattcatgccagttttattgttgttaacgttgaaatgacaaatgtaacaggtgaagatgaagttgttgcggaattgttgcgagtacccttttcaagatgacaattcagtgaaaagacggacattataatgccgcggaGGGGGGGGACTGCggcggggggggggtgtgtctacagaaggtccagttgtgatagacacggtttgcCACTGCAATTACTacacattttttatatatcaTTGGCTATGATCTACTAAAAATATACTGTATTTCAACGTTTCAACTTTAAAACGAGGTTTGTTTCAACTGCTTATCACAGCATCTGTAtgttttattagtatataacaACTGGCAGACCAAGATGATGCATTTATTAAAAAACCCTCATAGGGAAGTTTTAACGTTGCATAATTGTAAATGTTCcttatatttttcaaataaaatGACATGAGTCACTCTTACCTGTTCTTGTCTTTTCAGACTTCCACGTTCCATCTGAATACTTAACCAATATCCACATAAGAGACAAGGTAACTATGAGCTTCAGATCAGTTTCAGTCTTCAGCTCCTGTATGTGTGGCCACTAAACTAACTCCTTATTCTCTGCTGTCTTGCCTCCAGTTGGCAGCAATTAAACTGGCACGGTATGGCGAGGACCTGTTGTTCTACCTGTACTACATGAATGGAGGAGACTTGCTGCAGCTCCTGGCAGCAGTAGAGCTGTGAGTActaatgtttgaatggtgacacCTGCAGAAACATTGTCTATAATTTCTCTTTAGTTCATACTGGAAATAGTTCCTGTCCAAATTTGATAATGTTGTTTCTTCTCTGGTGGAAACACAATTCGTTTCTGTCTTACCAATGTCACCAATATTACTTATTTAACGGCAAACAACTCTTTTGAACATGTGCAgtctgtttttatgtttttttttattgacagATAGGGATGGGTagcgttaaggttttaacggtactactacttttatggataccgcttatcgatccggtcctttattaacggtactcttatcggttcttttgaaaaaggtaaattaactaaacaaattgtgaacaaaactaacattgctttttatttaaattaaataaatattccacatcaaaagaaacaaaaatatgtttaacaaatcatattaaataatgtcatgacagaactgtaaacagaattaacatggtttttatttaaaatgtataaataatatttcacatcaaaagaaacggcACCAGGGTTGTTTCAttgtagctgaaactttaacagacAGTCaaacggtgcatttctccgtctgaatgtggtgcacttttgctaaatgtttagacaaattgctggTGTTATCGCCCTtaaatgctaaactcttattgaaCTTTTGGCAACAAGCATTGTCCACATGGAGACGGGTAAAATGTAActacaccttggagcgcttagttctctccgccatctccggaGATCTCCATctctgccgtgtgtgtgtgtttttgggtATTAGAAACGGAATTGGCGActctaaaactgcaatataatgtttgtgtagcataatacatatgacattttttaaatgtctgttaaggactaacgttgatgggtaccgataaaaagaccgataacgtctGAGCTTAACGGGAACCCGGtatttaataattcagcccaaGGGCCCCTTTactaccggggctcggtacccatccctattgACAGATCTTTTGAAGTGAAGAAAATCATATACCACTACATCTTTGACAAATACCTTGATATATAAACATTATGACCATATTCTTGGTTGGACCATTGGTGCTTCACAACATATTCAGGCATCAGTAATGTGGAAATATTAACTAATGGGGGGAGGCAAATAATAAAACGGATGGAACATTCTGAAAATTGCATTACTTTACTACAATCCATGAAAGACAACACTTAGGATATCATAAATCTTAGACAATTAACCAGCCCTATTTGAAGTCAATTTAAAGTTGTGTGTCAGGCTGTCAGCCACTCGTCACTCTTTGGGATCAAAACTTTCTGGAACTCTGCGTTTCTTCCCTATTTTCCTcttatttcccccccccccccccccagctttAACCGGGACTGGAGGTACCACAAAGAGGAGCGGGTTTGGATAACGAGGGCGCCGGGCATGGAGCCCACACTGAAGACCAACGCATACGAGAGGGGAACCTACTACTTCTTTGATTGTCTTAACTGGAGGAAAGTTGCCAAGGTAAGAAATTGTCTTTCTGTTGCACTTTCACCACCTGGCGATAAATGGCATTAACTCTTACTGACTCTTTTTGTGCGTTTCTAAGGAATTTCATCTGGAGTAtgacaagctggaggagaggccTCACGTGCCGACAACATTCAACTACAACCCAGCCCAGCAGGCCTTCTAAGGCCCGACCAGTCCAAA
This region of Pseudochaenichthys georgianus chromosome 6, fPseGeo1.2, whole genome shotgun sequence genomic DNA includes:
- the LOC117448227 gene encoding CCR4-NOT transcription complex subunit 2-like, with product MNGGDLLQLLAAVELFNRDWRYHKEERVWITRAPGMEPTLKTNAYERGTYYFFDCLNWRKVAKEFHLEYDKLEERPHVPTTFNYNPAQQAF